Genomic DNA from Brassica rapa cultivar Chiifu-401-42 chromosome A04, CAAS_Brap_v3.01, whole genome shotgun sequence:
GAAAGCGTGAAAAGAAATGTGCATGGGGAGGGGCCGCTAGGGCTTAAGTTTATGTAATTTAAAAATGCAAATTAGGGCTTTAAAGCTATGCACATTTGAGCTATGAGTCCAATCGATCACACGTGGTATGTGCATTCTGATGTTGATTTTCATCACTGCGTATATATATCATTCAAGTAAACTTGTGGTTTGTCTTAGACCGCGTTTGTTTGGTTTAACTTTTAATGACACTAAATATCTTGAACATATTACAAGAAGATCATTAATAACATTGAATTTTGGAATCCATATTAATTGGTCATACGAAGATATATTAGAATTATATACATGAGTAGTATTCACGTAAAGACgcataaaaatgaataaaataagcGGCTGATCATTCAATAGTGTTCACAAAATTACATTGTCAGTccgaataaaattttaatttatctatATAAAATGACGATATTAGTTCATCGACTTAGATATGTAAGTAAACAACCcatctctttcttttctctctgtctctctttctACTCGAAGATGATGACAACGAATTTGAACGGCGGAGGAAgaggtggaggaggagaaggacCGTGCGGGGCGTGCAAGTTCTTGAGGAGGAAGTGTGTTCGAGGATGCGTTTTCGCTCCTTATTTCGATGCAGAGCAAGGGACTGCTAGTTTTGCAGCGATTCACAAAGTGTTTGGAGCAAGCAATACCTCGAAGATGTTACTGAGATTGCCTTTGCACAAGCGGCTCGATGCAGTGGCCACGCTCGGTTACGAGGCTTTGGCTAGGGTCCGTGATCCTGTTTACGGCTGCGTTGGCCATCTCTTCTCTCTTCAACACCAGGTCCTTTATTAAAACATTTGCT
This window encodes:
- the LOC103866207 gene encoding LOB domain-containing protein 19, with protein sequence MTILVHRLRYVSKQPISFFSLCLSFYSKMMTTNLNGGGRGGGGEGPCGACKFLRRKCVRGCVFAPYFDAEQGTASFAAIHKVFGASNTSKMLLRLPLHKRLDAVATLGYEALARVRDPVYGCVGHLFSLQHQVMNLQAEIAHVQARLSMFQRFYLVPPQQMQQPPFDLAYNNEYPMEPTNLDVGWEEEQLPQAVRL